One genomic segment of Chitinophaga sancti includes these proteins:
- a CDS encoding GNAT family N-acetyltransferase: MILTSRLQILPCTLQYFEALLQGKETLGHLLDIDIPLFWTEFPEIILVSYDKLRNDPSMLGWFLYLVIHQEDKRLIGTGGFKGRPDANGVVEIGYEITTAYREQGFGTELTQALIRFAFGHSYVTRVVAHTEEEYTASVKVLQKSGMSFAGENPDTQLWRWEISREQYKLSQD, from the coding sequence ATGATCCTGACCTCAAGGTTGCAAATATTGCCTTGTACATTACAGTACTTCGAAGCGTTATTACAAGGAAAAGAAACGTTGGGCCATTTGTTAGATATTGATATACCTCTATTCTGGACAGAGTTCCCTGAAATTATACTGGTATCGTACGACAAATTGCGCAACGATCCCTCGATGCTTGGCTGGTTTCTATACCTGGTGATTCACCAGGAAGATAAACGGCTGATTGGTACCGGTGGCTTCAAAGGCCGCCCGGATGCTAACGGCGTGGTAGAAATTGGCTACGAAATCACGACTGCCTACCGCGAACAGGGGTTTGGTACAGAGCTGACACAGGCCCTGATCCGTTTCGCCTTTGGACACTCTTATGTGACCCGGGTAGTCGCCCATACAGAGGAGGAATATACCGCTTCTGTAAAAGTGCTCCAGAAATCAGGAATGTCCTTTGCCGGCGAAAACCCCGATACGCAATTATGGCGCTGGGAAATATCCCGTGAGCAATACAAACTCTCCCAGGACTAA
- a CDS encoding aminopeptidase C — MKKWILGLAVCYSTTTAMAQTTNKEGSKYQFTVIRNLDAGDVENQGRTGTCWSFSGLSFFQAEALRNGKGKGVNLSEMFVVRKMYPLKAANYVRMHGKANFGEGGGFPDDLLCLREYGLVPQSVYDGNRDKVYNHAEMVSILEGMTKTIGANEGTVNPNWKKAVDGVLNAYMGDAPEKFDYQGKSYTPQSFAKELGLNADDYVLISSFTHHPYYQQFVLEVPDNWNWERVYNVPLNEFTAIAENAIQTGYTIAWASDVSEKGFNFIEGLAVVPETDFSDMTAEEKKKVFEEPVKEKTITPELRQKAFDNFETQDDHGMHIVGMAKDQNGKVYFRVKNSWGTTNPGSGYFYASENFFAYKTTCIMLNKKALPADIAKKLGIKQ, encoded by the coding sequence ATGAAGAAATGGATCTTAGGCCTGGCCGTGTGTTATTCCACCACGACTGCCATGGCGCAAACCACTAACAAAGAAGGCAGCAAATACCAATTTACCGTAATCAGGAACTTAGATGCAGGTGATGTAGAAAACCAGGGGCGTACTGGTACCTGCTGGTCCTTCTCCGGTCTGTCTTTCTTCCAGGCCGAAGCATTGCGCAATGGCAAAGGCAAAGGTGTAAACCTGAGCGAAATGTTTGTGGTAAGAAAAATGTATCCTCTTAAGGCGGCAAACTACGTGCGTATGCATGGCAAAGCTAACTTCGGTGAGGGTGGTGGATTCCCGGACGATCTGCTCTGCCTGCGCGAATACGGACTGGTTCCACAGTCAGTATACGACGGCAACCGCGATAAAGTATATAACCACGCTGAAATGGTGTCTATCCTGGAAGGTATGACCAAAACCATCGGCGCTAATGAAGGTACTGTCAATCCTAACTGGAAGAAAGCCGTTGATGGTGTACTGAATGCATACATGGGCGATGCTCCTGAAAAATTCGATTACCAGGGTAAATCTTACACGCCGCAATCCTTTGCAAAAGAACTGGGTTTGAATGCAGATGATTATGTACTGATTTCATCTTTTACTCACCATCCTTATTACCAGCAGTTCGTACTGGAAGTACCGGACAACTGGAATTGGGAAAGAGTGTACAATGTACCCCTGAATGAATTTACTGCTATCGCAGAAAATGCGATCCAGACGGGTTACACCATTGCATGGGCATCTGATGTATCAGAAAAAGGTTTCAACTTCATTGAAGGCCTGGCTGTAGTTCCGGAAACTGACTTTAGCGACATGACCGCTGAAGAGAAAAAGAAAGTATTTGAAGAACCGGTAAAAGAAAAAACCATCACTCCTGAACTGCGTCAGAAAGCTTTCGATAATTTCGAAACGCAGGATGACCATGGTATGCACATTGTAGGTATGGCAAAAGACCAGAATGGTAAAGTATACTTCCGCGTGAAAAATTCATGGGGTACTACCAATCCGGGTAGTGGCTACTTCTATGCTTCTGAAAATTTCTTCGCTTATAAGACGACCTGCATCATGCTGAACAAAAAAGCACTGCCTGCAGATATCGCTAAGAAACTGGGCATCAAACAATAG
- a CDS encoding L-threonylcarbamoyladenylate synthase, with translation MLLTLHPDNPNPRHLKTIVECLKDGGVIIYPTDTVYGMGCDISQHKAIERICRIKHINPAKAQFSFICYDLSHLSDYARSVDTPTFRMLKKALPGPYTFILPASRQVPRMLKQKKDTVGIRVPDNNISRAIVKELGNPILSTSLPIEAYVEEYTDPEIIHEKFENIVDIVVDGGPGGMQFSTVIDCTGSEPEMIREGIGSFEEIV, from the coding sequence ATGCTTTTAACTTTACACCCGGACAACCCGAATCCCCGTCATTTAAAGACGATCGTGGAATGTCTGAAAGATGGAGGCGTGATTATCTATCCGACCGATACGGTTTACGGCATGGGCTGTGACATCTCACAGCACAAAGCTATAGAACGCATTTGCCGCATCAAGCATATTAATCCTGCCAAGGCCCAGTTTTCGTTTATATGTTACGATCTCAGTCATTTGTCTGACTATGCACGAAGTGTAGATACACCCACCTTCAGAATGCTGAAGAAGGCATTGCCGGGACCATACACATTTATTCTGCCCGCCAGCAGGCAGGTGCCCAGAATGCTGAAGCAAAAGAAAGATACGGTTGGTATACGCGTGCCCGATAATAATATCAGCAGAGCAATCGTGAAGGAATTAGGTAATCCTATTCTGAGTACGTCGCTGCCGATTGAAGCTTACGTAGAAGAATATACTGATCCGGAGATCATCCATGAGAAGTTTGAAAACATTGTTGACATTGTTGTGGATGGTGGTCCTGGTGGTATGCAGTTTTCTACAGTGATCGATTGTACGGGGTCTGAACCTGAAATGATCAGGGAAGGGATAGGCAGTTTTGAAGAAATCGTCTAA
- the mtgA gene encoding monofunctional biosynthetic peptidoglycan transglycosylase — protein sequence MKLKGIVPRTWRHLKRIILVLFIAHFVYLIALKWVNPPITITMISSWFGTWGSDTKFHKTWVDYSEISEFTKLAVLSSEDQLFPDHNGFDFKSIEKAMKHNQKSKKIHGASTISQQVAKNVFLWQGGGYFRKGLEVYFTFMIEKLWGKERILEVYLNIAQTGDAVFGVEAAARQYYHKTAASLNREQSAMIAACLPNPVRYTVVPPARITLYRQKKILVQMRLLAGDPDISELISSK from the coding sequence ATGAAGTTGAAAGGAATTGTTCCGAGAACATGGCGACACTTGAAGAGGATTATCCTTGTCTTATTTATTGCTCATTTCGTGTACCTCATTGCCTTAAAATGGGTCAATCCCCCCATTACTATTACAATGATTTCAAGTTGGTTTGGCACATGGGGTAGCGATACAAAGTTTCACAAAACATGGGTAGACTATTCAGAGATATCTGAATTCACCAAGCTGGCAGTGCTGTCCAGTGAGGACCAGTTATTCCCTGACCATAATGGCTTTGACTTTAAGTCAATCGAAAAAGCCATGAAGCATAACCAGAAGAGTAAGAAGATTCATGGAGCCAGCACTATTAGCCAGCAGGTAGCTAAAAACGTATTCTTATGGCAGGGGGGAGGCTATTTCAGAAAAGGGTTGGAAGTATATTTCACCTTCATGATAGAAAAACTCTGGGGCAAGGAACGCATTCTGGAAGTCTACCTTAACATAGCTCAGACCGGCGATGCTGTATTTGGTGTAGAAGCCGCTGCCCGGCAATATTATCATAAAACAGCAGCAAGTCTCAACAGAGAGCAATCGGCTATGATCGCCGCCTGCCTGCCCAATCCTGTCAGATACACAGTGGTACCGCCGGCAAGGATCACACTGTACAGACAAAAGAAAATTTTAGTACAAATGCGTTTACTCGCAGGCGATCCGGATATATCAGAACTGATCAGTTCCAAGTAA
- a CDS encoding ATP-binding protein: MEELYKVVVIGPESTGKSTLSEFLASHYETMWVPEYARQYIEELPRPYEQSDLLTIAKGQLELEVERAKLANRLLICDTDLHVIRVWSEHKYGECDPWILAAIAERKYDLYLLTYIDIPWEDDPQREYPDPAMREHFYNVYKEIVQSSGVRWVEIRGTFEERQETAVKVVNQLLGTDQF, from the coding sequence ATGGAAGAGCTATACAAAGTAGTGGTTATTGGTCCGGAGAGCACGGGCAAGAGTACGCTCAGTGAGTTTCTGGCGTCGCATTATGAAACGATGTGGGTGCCTGAGTATGCCCGTCAGTATATAGAAGAATTGCCTCGCCCATATGAGCAGTCTGACTTGCTGACCATTGCAAAGGGGCAGCTGGAACTGGAGGTAGAAAGAGCGAAGCTGGCAAACCGCCTGCTGATATGCGATACCGATCTGCATGTGATCAGAGTATGGAGCGAGCATAAATATGGTGAATGCGATCCATGGATACTTGCAGCTATTGCAGAAAGAAAATATGATCTGTATCTGCTCACCTATATTGATATTCCATGGGAAGATGATCCGCAAAGGGAATATCCGGACCCGGCTATGCGTGAACACTTTTATAATGTCTACAAAGAGATTGTGCAATCTTCTGGCGTACGCTGGGTAGAGATCCGCGGAACATTTGAAGAAAGGCAGGAAACGGCGGTGAAGGTGGTAAATCAGTTACTTGGAACTGATCAGTTCTGA
- the pnuC gene encoding nicotinamide riboside transporter PnuC: protein MNVDVFYQALIEGFRAMSWLEILAAIFGAISVVCSKQNSIWLYPTGLISTGIYAYLLSREQFKLYAEATLNVYYFIMSVYGWYHWARKKASEPEVPIAWASRRDWVVTVAITFIGWAVFYYLLSHFSNSDVPLIDAFVSATACAGMWLLAQRKIENWILLNISNLVAVPLLFHKKLVATAVLTIFLFIVAVMGYFSWKKIWKSYTK, encoded by the coding sequence ATGAATGTGGATGTATTTTACCAGGCGCTGATAGAAGGGTTCAGGGCCATGAGCTGGCTGGAAATTCTGGCAGCGATATTTGGCGCCATTAGCGTGGTATGTAGTAAGCAGAACAGCATTTGGTTGTATCCAACAGGTCTGATCAGCACTGGTATTTATGCATACCTGTTATCCAGGGAGCAGTTTAAGCTCTATGCAGAGGCTACACTGAATGTCTATTATTTCATCATGAGTGTATATGGCTGGTACCATTGGGCCAGGAAGAAAGCTTCTGAACCGGAAGTTCCTATTGCCTGGGCATCCCGAAGGGATTGGGTCGTAACCGTGGCAATCACTTTTATTGGCTGGGCAGTGTTCTACTACCTGTTGAGTCATTTCTCAAACTCAGATGTACCGTTGATAGATGCCTTTGTATCAGCGACCGCCTGTGCTGGTATGTGGTTGCTGGCACAGCGGAAGATTGAAAACTGGATCTTACTGAACATATCTAACCTGGTAGCGGTCCCGTTATTATTTCATAAAAAACTAGTCGCAACAGCGGTATTGACCATCTTCCTGTTTATAGTAGCAGTGATGGGTTATTTTAGCTGGAAGAAGATATGGAAGAGCTATACAAAGTAG